A section of the Flavobacterium ardleyense genome encodes:
- the cmk gene encoding (d)CMP kinase encodes MTKKIIIAIDGFSSTGKSTLAKQLANHLGYIYVDTGAMYRAVAYFAMQHGYISKDFFDKDLLIQSLNSIKLQFKYNQNLAFAEMFLNDENVEQQIRTIEVSSFVSRVAEISEVRAMLVQQQQEMGTESGIVMDGRDIGTVVFPEAELKIFMTASASTRAQRRYEELVSKNPDITFDEVLQNVEERDYIDTHRDDSPLVKADDAVEIDNSYLTISEQFEIVLELVSEII; translated from the coding sequence TTGACAAAAAAAATTATTATAGCAATTGACGGCTTTTCGTCTACTGGAAAGAGCACTTTGGCCAAACAATTGGCAAATCATCTTGGATATATTTACGTCGATACTGGGGCTATGTACCGTGCAGTAGCATATTTTGCCATGCAGCATGGATACATTTCCAAAGATTTCTTCGATAAAGATCTTCTGATTCAATCTTTAAATTCAATCAAACTGCAATTTAAGTACAATCAAAATTTGGCTTTCGCCGAAATGTTTCTGAATGACGAAAACGTCGAGCAGCAAATAAGGACTATAGAGGTTTCAAGTTTTGTGAGTCGAGTTGCCGAAATTTCTGAAGTTAGAGCAATGCTTGTGCAGCAACAACAAGAGATGGGCACAGAAAGCGGAATTGTGATGGACGGCCGAGATATTGGAACGGTAGTTTTTCCAGAAGCCGAACTAAAGATATTTATGACTGCTTCTGCATCTACACGTGCGCAGCGCAGATATGAAGAATTAGTTTCTAAAAATCCAGATATAACTTTTGATGAGGTTTTGCAAAATGTGGAGGAAAGAGATTATATAGATACTCATAGAGATGATTCACCATTAGTAAAAGCGGATGATGCGGTCGAAATTGATAATTCATATCTAACTATTTCTGAACAATTTGAAATTGTTCTAGAACTTGTGAGTGAAATTATATAA
- the porQ gene encoding type IX secretion system protein PorQ, producing the protein MYKLFFSCFLILFFSASYAQIGGKHVYEFLNLVTSPRQAALGGKTITIYDNDVNQAHYNPATINADMDNHLALNYGSYFGEVSYGTASYAYTYDRRVQTFQAGVNYVNYGTFDGRDENGIATSEFTGSEIALSFGYAYNVPYSELYLGASAKLIASTLESYNSYGGAIDLGALYIDQDNDINYGLVIRNIGTQFTTYSGTQEKLPLEIMAGISQELENVPIRWHLTLENLQQWNIAFSNPARAEGTIDGGAVEEKVSFFNNALRHVIVGAELFPTKGFNLRVGYNFRRAEELKLLEQRNFSGISVGFGLKFNKIKFDYSYSRYTLAANTSLFGLTINFQE; encoded by the coding sequence ATGTATAAACTGTTTTTTTCTTGTTTCTTGATTTTGTTTTTTTCTGCTTCTTACGCGCAGATTGGAGGAAAGCACGTATACGAATTTCTCAATCTAGTTACCTCTCCACGACAAGCAGCTTTAGGTGGTAAAACCATTACCATATACGATAATGATGTCAATCAGGCGCATTATAATCCAGCCACTATTAATGCGGATATGGACAATCATCTAGCTCTAAATTATGGAAGCTATTTTGGTGAAGTTTCTTACGGAACTGCATCCTATGCCTACACCTATGACCGACGCGTGCAAACTTTCCAAGCCGGGGTCAATTATGTCAATTATGGTACCTTCGATGGCCGTGACGAAAATGGAATAGCCACCAGTGAATTCACAGGTTCAGAAATTGCGCTATCTTTTGGATATGCGTACAATGTCCCTTATTCTGAATTGTATTTGGGCGCTTCCGCGAAATTAATTGCGTCTACTTTAGAAAGTTATAATTCTTACGGAGGAGCTATCGATTTGGGTGCACTTTATATCGATCAAGATAATGACATTAACTATGGTTTGGTTATTCGCAATATCGGAACTCAGTTTACAACCTACTCCGGAACACAAGAAAAATTACCACTCGAAATTATGGCTGGAATTTCTCAGGAACTTGAGAATGTACCAATAAGATGGCATCTTACATTAGAAAATTTACAACAGTGGAATATAGCTTTTAGCAATCCCGCAAGAGCCGAAGGTACGATTGATGGTGGTGCTGTAGAAGAGAAGGTATCATTTTTTAATAACGCGCTTCGTCACGTCATTGTAGGCGCTGAGCTTTTTCCAACCAAAGGCTTTAACTTAAGAGTTGGATACAATTTTAGGCGTGCCGAAGAACTTAAATTATTAGAGCAAAGAAATTTTTCAGGTATTTCGGTTGGGTTTGGATTAAAATTTAATAAGATAAAATTCGACTATTCGTATTCAAGGTATACTTTAGCAGCGAATACAAGTTTATTTGGCCTTACTATTAACTTTCAAGAATAA
- the lon gene encoding endopeptidase La: MSQQKIITLDNLSLQEIDSEADLIPLLTPEDEAQMNSEALPETLPILPLRNTVLFPGVVIPISAGRDKSIKLINDANEGSKIIGVVAQRNEDDEDPAAADIHMVGTVAKILRVLKMPDGNITVILQGKKRFEIDSIVTEQPYMIGTVKEVEETRPKDDDSEFSAIVESVKELAIEIIKESPNIPTEATFAIRNIESKSFLINFVSSNMNLTVEEKQNLLAINSLKDRALETLRFMNVELQKLELKNDIQSKVRFDLDQQQREYFLHQQMKTIQEELGGVSHDEEIEEMRRKAKLKKWNETTQKSFDKELSKLQRMNPQAPDFGTQRNYLELLLDLPWGTYSKDNFDLKRAQKILDRDHFGLEEVKKRMIEHLAVLKLRNDMKSPIICLTGPPGVGKTSIGKSIAEALGREYVRISLGGLRDEAEIRGHRKTYIGAMPGRIIQSLKKAGTANPVFVLDEIDKLASGNQGDPSSALLEVLDPEQNNEFYDNFLEMGFDLSKVMFIATSNSINAVQPALRDRMEIITMTGYTIEEKVEIARKHLFPKQLKEHGLDSKQLSISKKELEKIVVGYTRESGVRGLESKIAQVIRNSAKSIAMDEPYNEKISDEDINQALGAPKMTRDKYENNQVAGVVTGLAWTSVGGDILFIESLLSKGKGTMTMTGNLGTVMKESATIALEYIKANAEMFEISSEVVSNYNVHIHVPEGATPKDGPSAGIAMLTSLVSLYTQTKVKKHLAMTGEITLRGKVLPVGGIKEKILAAKRANIKEIILCKENQRDIDEINPKYLEGLTFHYVSEMKEVINYALTDEKVKHAKILS, from the coding sequence ATGTCTCAACAAAAAATAATTACTCTTGACAATTTGTCACTACAAGAAATAGATTCAGAAGCTGATTTAATTCCACTTCTTACCCCAGAGGATGAAGCCCAAATGAATAGCGAAGCGCTACCTGAAACTCTTCCGATTTTGCCCTTGCGAAATACGGTACTTTTTCCAGGTGTAGTTATTCCTATATCAGCTGGTCGCGATAAATCGATTAAACTTATTAATGACGCCAATGAAGGATCAAAGATTATTGGAGTAGTTGCTCAGAGAAATGAAGATGACGAGGATCCGGCTGCTGCTGATATTCACATGGTCGGGACAGTAGCTAAAATTCTAAGAGTTTTAAAAATGCCTGACGGAAACATCACGGTTATTCTACAAGGAAAGAAGCGTTTTGAGATTGATTCTATCGTCACAGAACAGCCGTATATGATAGGAACCGTAAAAGAGGTAGAGGAAACTCGCCCAAAGGATGATGACTCAGAATTTAGTGCCATTGTCGAGTCGGTGAAGGAACTTGCTATAGAAATTATCAAGGAAAGTCCAAATATTCCAACCGAAGCAACTTTCGCTATTCGAAATATTGAAAGCAAATCATTTCTAATAAACTTTGTGTCGTCAAATATGAATTTGACTGTAGAAGAGAAGCAGAATCTTTTGGCGATTAATAGTCTAAAAGACCGCGCTCTTGAAACACTACGGTTTATGAATGTCGAACTTCAAAAACTAGAATTGAAGAATGACATCCAGTCAAAAGTACGATTCGATTTAGATCAACAGCAGCGAGAATATTTTCTTCATCAACAAATGAAAACCATTCAAGAAGAGCTTGGAGGAGTTTCTCATGACGAAGAGATTGAGGAAATGCGTCGCAAGGCCAAACTTAAGAAGTGGAATGAAACAACTCAGAAGAGTTTTGATAAAGAGTTATCAAAATTACAACGAATGAATCCGCAAGCTCCTGATTTTGGCACACAACGCAATTACCTTGAACTTCTTTTAGACCTTCCTTGGGGGACATATTCTAAAGATAATTTTGACCTAAAGCGTGCGCAAAAAATATTAGATCGAGATCATTTTGGCCTTGAAGAAGTAAAAAAGAGAATGATTGAACATCTTGCTGTTTTAAAACTTCGCAATGATATGAAATCGCCAATTATATGCCTTACAGGACCTCCAGGAGTCGGAAAAACCTCAATCGGAAAATCAATCGCTGAAGCGTTAGGTAGAGAGTATGTTCGAATTTCATTAGGAGGATTGAGAGATGAAGCAGAAATTAGAGGTCATAGAAAAACGTATATCGGTGCAATGCCAGGTCGAATTATTCAAAGTCTAAAGAAAGCTGGAACGGCAAATCCTGTTTTTGTTTTAGATGAAATTGACAAACTAGCATCGGGTAATCAGGGAGATCCTTCTTCGGCTTTGTTAGAAGTTTTGGATCCCGAGCAAAATAACGAATTTTACGACAACTTCTTAGAAATGGGTTTTGACTTGTCTAAAGTAATGTTTATTGCGACTTCAAATAGTATTAACGCTGTGCAGCCTGCTCTTCGTGATCGTATGGAAATAATTACCATGACTGGATATACCATCGAAGAAAAGGTTGAGATTGCGCGCAAGCACCTTTTCCCTAAACAATTAAAAGAGCACGGTTTAGATTCAAAACAATTAAGCATATCTAAAAAAGAATTAGAGAAAATTGTTGTTGGATATACAAGAGAATCTGGAGTTAGAGGATTGGAATCAAAAATTGCTCAAGTAATTCGAAATTCTGCCAAATCCATTGCGATGGACGAGCCGTATAACGAAAAGATTTCTGACGAAGATATAAATCAAGCACTGGGGGCACCAAAAATGACTCGGGATAAGTATGAAAACAATCAAGTGGCAGGAGTGGTAACAGGATTAGCGTGGACTTCTGTAGGAGGTGATATTTTATTTATAGAATCATTATTGTCCAAAGGGAAAGGAACCATGACCATGACCGGAAATCTTGGTACAGTGATGAAAGAATCAGCGACAATTGCTTTAGAATATATTAAAGCCAACGCCGAAATGTTTGAAATTAGCTCAGAAGTAGTATCCAATTACAACGTACATATTCACGTGCCGGAGGGCGCAACACCCAAAGATGGTCCAAGTGCGGGTATCGCGATGTTAACATCATTAGTATCATTGTATACGCAAACCAAAGTAAAAAAACATCTCGCAATGACTGGCGAAATTACCTTAAGAGGTAAAGTACTGCCTGTAGGCGGAATAAAAGAAAAAATTCTGGCCGCAAAACGCGCTAATATTAAGGAGATTATACTTTGTAAAGAAAATCAACGCGATATTGATGAGATTAACCCAAAATATCTTGAGGGACTTACATTTCACTATGTTTCTGAAATGAAAGAAGTTATAAATTATGCATTAACTGATGAGAAAGTAAAACACGCAAAAATACTCTCTTAA
- a CDS encoding DUF6252 family protein: MKKLNLLYSIYILFAVFTLNSCSDVEPLGAGVIGDGGTTGPVDPVTNGNFKVDFDGQTFVGFSNQAMAHSTGFTISSVNSLGNAVQITTIGYTVGTYQFGPSALGQYSMLGSTTAFFHINPADPFAPNGELILAEIDTIAKTVSGTFHFTGYESDFVSDEALSTKEFTNGIFTAIPYTGDIPVDNGGGPGVVFENFFAKINGENFLAVDDFVLYGPTSINNVSFDSYKAVNDEGDEITINIKANTPVGTYNITAGGAEDKVQIKLKKGVNVNKATAGQVKITVKTATNIKATFSGVVNIAGVTYTITAGQFKANL, encoded by the coding sequence ATGAAAAAACTAAACCTACTTTATTCAATTTATATATTGTTTGCTGTTTTCACTTTAAACTCATGCTCGGATGTTGAGCCATTAGGTGCAGGGGTAATTGGCGATGGCGGTACCACTGGTCCAGTAGATCCTGTCACTAATGGAAATTTTAAAGTTGATTTTGATGGACAGACTTTCGTAGGTTTTTCTAATCAAGCAATGGCTCACAGCACTGGTTTTACTATTTCTTCAGTAAATTCACTAGGGAATGCTGTTCAAATAACAACAATTGGTTACACAGTTGGAACTTATCAATTTGGACCATCAGCCTTAGGACAGTATTCGATGTTAGGTAGCACTACCGCATTTTTCCATATTAATCCTGCTGATCCTTTCGCTCCAAATGGTGAGTTAATTCTTGCCGAAATAGATACTATTGCAAAAACTGTTTCTGGAACATTTCATTTTACTGGCTATGAAAGCGATTTTGTATCTGATGAAGCATTAAGTACTAAAGAATTTACTAACGGAATCTTTACTGCTATACCGTATACTGGAGATATTCCTGTTGATAATGGAGGTGGACCTGGAGTTGTTTTCGAAAATTTCTTTGCAAAAATTAATGGTGAAAATTTCTTAGCGGTGGATGATTTTGTACTATATGGTCCAACTTCAATTAATAATGTGTCATTTGATTCGTATAAAGCAGTCAATGACGAAGGAGATGAAATTACAATCAATATAAAGGCGAATACTCCCGTTGGAACTTATAATATTACGGCTGGTGGTGCTGAGGATAAGGTTCAAATCAAATTAAAAAAAGGGGTGAACGTGAACAAAGCAACTGCAGGTCAAGTTAAAATTACGGTTAAAACTGCTACCAACATTAAAGCAACATTCTCGGGCGTGGTAAATATCGCCGGTGTAACTTATACAATTACTGCAGGACAGTTTAAAGCTAATCTATAG
- a CDS encoding MFS transporter, with protein MQNLPKGSKKLINAWAFYDWANSVYTLVIASSIFPIYYGALFKLKGTLYIEAFGSNFKSTALISFVTAAAFLVVAILSPLLSGIADYAGNKKLFLKFFCYLGASSCIGLYWFSLENIYIGLLFYFLALIGFWGSLVFYNSYLPDIAFPDQQDAASAKGYSIGYLGSVVLLLINLAMVMTAESNEAALSAMKLSFIMVGVWWIVFSQYTFYYLPKGQRKVGYIANKSLIFGGFKELKKVWISLSTNPILKKYLSSFFIYSMAVQTVMLVATYFGEQEISWKDDSQKTSGLIISILVIQLVAVVGAQITSLLSSKIGNIRTLILINSIWVAICLGAYFVTTPFHFYLTAGFVGLVMGGIQSLSRSTYSKLLPETQDTASYFSFYDVAEKIGIVIGMCIYGVIDQITGSPRLAILFLALFFIVGVIMLNHLRIYSKKNAISFYSPN; from the coding sequence ATGCAAAACTTACCTAAAGGAAGTAAAAAGTTAATCAACGCGTGGGCTTTTTATGATTGGGCAAATTCAGTTTATACACTTGTTATTGCTTCATCGATCTTTCCTATATATTACGGTGCGCTATTTAAATTAAAGGGTACCTTATATATAGAAGCTTTCGGGTCAAATTTTAAGAGTACTGCCTTAATTAGCTTTGTTACTGCTGCAGCATTTTTAGTTGTTGCAATTCTTTCGCCCTTACTATCTGGTATTGCCGATTATGCAGGTAATAAGAAATTATTCCTGAAATTTTTCTGCTATCTAGGAGCATCGTCTTGTATAGGTCTTTATTGGTTTAGCCTCGAAAATATTTATATTGGCCTTTTATTTTACTTTTTAGCGCTTATTGGATTTTGGGGGAGTTTAGTCTTTTATAATTCTTACCTGCCCGATATTGCGTTTCCAGATCAGCAAGATGCGGCTTCCGCCAAAGGTTATTCAATTGGATACCTTGGAAGTGTCGTGCTACTTTTAATAAATCTTGCTATGGTAATGACGGCTGAGTCAAACGAAGCAGCACTTTCTGCAATGAAACTTTCTTTTATAATGGTGGGTGTTTGGTGGATAGTTTTTAGCCAATACACGTTTTATTACTTGCCTAAGGGTCAGAGAAAGGTAGGCTACATTGCAAACAAATCGCTGATTTTTGGCGGATTTAAAGAGCTAAAAAAAGTTTGGATATCGCTGAGCACTAATCCGATACTTAAAAAATATTTAAGTAGTTTTTTTATTTACAGTATGGCGGTACAAACGGTAATGTTGGTAGCTACCTATTTTGGAGAGCAAGAAATTTCGTGGAAAGATGATTCGCAAAAAACATCTGGTTTGATTATTAGCATTTTGGTCATTCAATTGGTGGCCGTTGTAGGAGCGCAGATCACTTCATTATTGTCATCTAAAATTGGAAACATTAGAACATTAATTCTTATAAATAGTATTTGGGTTGCCATCTGCTTAGGAGCATACTTTGTTACAACTCCTTTTCATTTTTACCTTACGGCAGGATTTGTAGGTCTAGTGATGGGAGGAATTCAGTCATTATCTAGGTCAACTTATTCAAAATTGTTACCGGAAACACAAGATACTGCGTCGTATTTCAGTTTTTATGATGTAGCAGAAAAAATCGGAATTGTAATAGGAATGTGCATTTATGGAGTAATTGACCAAATCACTGGTAGTCCGCGTCTTGCGATACTATTTTTAGCCTTATTTTTTATAGTGGGGGTCATTATGTTGAACCATTTACGAATATATTCGAAAAAAAATGCAATCTCGTTTTATTCGCCAAACTAA
- a CDS encoding M48 family metallopeptidase: MKTKILLPSILALVIAVSCTTKNPFTGKNNLNFVSNEQLFPSSFQQYDQFLTEHKVVRGSNDAKNVENVGTKIKNASERYLKSLGYDNYLEGYKWEYKLVEDKAVNAFCMPGGKIVVYTGILPITKNESGLATVMGHEVAHALANHGAQRMSASQLQQLGAVGVGLATGGKSEEQQQMWQQYYGLGSQVGVMLPFGRSHESEADMIGLTLMAIAGYNPDNAVAFWERMSANSGGNAPPEFLSTHPSDATRIAKIKALIPEAKATAKKFGVVFNN, translated from the coding sequence ATGAAAACAAAAATTTTATTACCGTCGATACTTGCATTAGTTATTGCAGTTTCGTGCACGACAAAGAATCCTTTTACAGGAAAAAATAATTTAAATTTTGTTAGCAATGAGCAATTATTCCCGAGCTCATTTCAGCAGTATGATCAATTTCTCACAGAACATAAAGTAGTTAGAGGCTCGAATGATGCGAAAAATGTTGAGAATGTTGGTACAAAAATAAAAAATGCAAGTGAGCGTTATTTGAAATCATTGGGATACGATAATTATCTGGAAGGTTACAAGTGGGAATACAAATTGGTGGAAGATAAAGCTGTAAATGCTTTTTGCATGCCCGGTGGGAAAATCGTGGTATATACTGGAATCTTACCAATTACAAAAAATGAATCAGGTCTTGCAACTGTCATGGGGCACGAAGTAGCACATGCCTTAGCAAATCACGGAGCACAGAGAATGAGTGCTTCACAATTGCAGCAATTAGGAGCAGTAGGAGTAGGTCTTGCAACAGGTGGTAAGAGCGAGGAACAACAGCAAATGTGGCAACAATATTATGGTTTAGGTTCGCAAGTTGGAGTGATGCTACCTTTTGGGCGAAGTCATGAATCTGAAGCTGATATGATAGGATTGACATTAATGGCAATTGCAGGTTATAATCCAGATAATGCAGTAGCTTTCTGGGAAAGAATGTCTGCGAATTCTGGCGGAAATGCACCACCTGAATTTTTAAGTACGCACCCTAGCGATGCAACTAGAATTGCAAAAATTAAAGCTTTAATTCCCGAAGCGAAAGCGACTGCAAAGAAATTTGGTGTTGTCTTCAATAATTAG
- a CDS encoding alpha/beta fold hydrolase: protein MSSKNKQEIKNIAASQVPKNILRTSKTLQFLSPKLASLFASKIFTTPVKHKLPNREVAMYKDAKKTPLLIPEIKKEVVVYEYGNDSHTQKKILLVHGWSGRGTQLFKFADAFVAQGFSVISFDAPGHGDAKANTAILTDFIASILFIQKQYGPFEVAVGHSLGGMAMLNSVPRGLVVSKMAVIGSADVVKDVIDEFIAAIGLKGKIANIMEKLFEKRTNTPMAEYSSYISAQKISIPVLVIHDEDDAEVSIDCAYNINENLLNGDLYITKGLGHRKILGSADVINKAVDFLK, encoded by the coding sequence ATGAGCAGTAAGAATAAACAGGAAATTAAAAACATAGCCGCTTCACAAGTTCCCAAAAATATTTTGAGAACCTCTAAAACGCTACAGTTTTTGTCTCCTAAACTTGCGTCTCTTTTTGCGTCTAAGATTTTTACAACTCCGGTCAAACATAAGCTTCCAAATCGGGAAGTTGCGATGTATAAGGATGCAAAAAAAACTCCTCTGCTGATTCCAGAAATTAAGAAAGAAGTTGTTGTTTATGAATACGGTAATGATTCGCACACACAAAAAAAGATATTGTTAGTTCATGGCTGGTCCGGTCGAGGCACTCAGCTTTTCAAATTTGCCGATGCATTTGTTGCTCAAGGCTTTTCGGTTATTAGTTTTGACGCGCCTGGTCATGGCGATGCGAAGGCAAATACCGCCATACTAACAGATTTTATCGCTTCCATTTTATTTATACAAAAACAATACGGACCCTTTGAGGTTGCGGTTGGACACTCATTGGGTGGAATGGCAATGCTAAATTCTGTACCTAGAGGATTAGTGGTTTCAAAAATGGCGGTAATTGGAAGTGCTGATGTGGTGAAAGATGTGATAGATGAATTTATCGCTGCCATTGGTCTCAAGGGAAAAATTGCCAATATAATGGAAAAGTTGTTCGAAAAGAGAACCAACACTCCAATGGCCGAATACTCTTCTTATATTTCTGCTCAAAAGATTTCAATTCCTGTTCTAGTAATTCATGACGAGGATGATGCCGAAGTTTCGATTGACTGTGCATATAACATAAATGAAAATTTACTAAATGGTGACCTTTATATCACCAAAGGTCTAGGACATCGCAAAATTCTTGGAAGTGCAGATGTTATTAATAAAGCTGTCGATTTCCTAAAATAA
- the msrB gene encoding peptide-methionine (R)-S-oxide reductase MsrB: MKNIFLIAILFVLFSCKGQSNSEATPTKNYKINKSEGEWKKSLTAEEYEVLRKKGTERAHAGEYVNTFEKGRYVCAACNNLIFNSDTKFRSDCGWPSFDQAIKGSVIYKDDNSFMMERTEVLCSKCGGHLGHVFDDGPMETTGKRYCMNSVAMKFIPENK; this comes from the coding sequence ATGAAAAACATATTTTTAATAGCAATTCTATTTGTGCTTTTTTCCTGCAAAGGGCAGTCAAATAGTGAAGCTACTCCCACGAAGAACTACAAAATAAACAAATCTGAAGGGGAGTGGAAAAAGTCATTGACCGCGGAAGAATATGAAGTTCTTCGAAAGAAAGGGACAGAAAGAGCCCACGCTGGCGAATATGTCAACACCTTCGAAAAGGGGAGATATGTTTGCGCAGCCTGCAACAATTTAATCTTTAATTCCGATACAAAATTTAGATCTGATTGCGGCTGGCCTTCATTTGATCAGGCTATCAAAGGTTCAGTGATTTATAAGGATGACAATAGTTTTATGATGGAACGAACTGAAGTTCTGTGTTCAAAATGCGGCGGACATTTAGGACACGTCTTCGATGATGGTCCCATGGAAACTACCGGAAAACGGTATTGCATGAATTCAGTAGCAATGAAATTTATACCTGAGAATAAGTAG
- the msrB gene encoding peptide-methionine (R)-S-oxide reductase MsrB: MKYNIEKTEQEWLAELGPEKYRVLRQKGTEAPHSGKYNLHFDQGQYCCAACGQALFADDSKFNSSCGWPSFDNALPGTIEYIKDTTYGMLRTEVVCSNCGSHLGHVFDDGPTDTKQRYCINSLSVDFKER, translated from the coding sequence ATGAAATATAATATAGAGAAAACAGAACAGGAATGGCTTGCCGAATTAGGTCCAGAAAAATATAGAGTTCTACGGCAGAAAGGTACGGAAGCACCTCATTCTGGAAAATACAATCTTCATTTTGATCAGGGACAATATTGCTGTGCCGCATGCGGGCAAGCACTTTTCGCTGATGATTCTAAATTTAATTCCAGTTGCGGATGGCCCTCTTTTGACAATGCTTTGCCAGGCACAATCGAATACATCAAGGATACCACTTACGGTATGTTGAGAACTGAAGTTGTTTGCTCCAATTGTGGAAGTCATTTAGGACATGTTTTTGACGATGGACCCACCGATACTAAGCAGCGTTACTGCATCAACTCTTTATCTGTAGATTTTAAAGAACGTTAA